In Gossypium arboreum isolate Shixiya-1 chromosome 6, ASM2569848v2, whole genome shotgun sequence, the following are encoded in one genomic region:
- the LOC108481819 gene encoding G-type lectin S-receptor-like serine/threonine-protein kinase LECRK4, whose translation MAKNSCRAECYQDCRCEAVVFENEVCKMMKLPLRFGRRVLSGQVTAFLIGGELAGVGTRKKKRKLRMDMLIISIAMACLTLGFLVVATIGVRKHRAHVRKYKRVLGLVNNRVAEDVALKSFSFEELKDATNNFVDVIGKGAYGTVFKGVLFDGERTVAIKRLEKVVAEGERDFLNEMKAIGKTHHKNLIRLLGYCYNGTNRLLVYEYMKNGSLADFLFKSNLKVNWEGRVEIVLSIARGICYLHEECETQIIHCDIKPENILMDDKGYAKIADFGLAKLLMPNQSRTYTEIRGTRGYVAPEWHQNLPITVKADVYSFGIMLFEIICCRRSLKMDVPENEQVLAYWVHDCFKANEVEKLVQNDELVEKSKLEKMVKVGLWCTQDEASSRPSIKRVILMLEGTANIPDSPLLSSFVSSPCLCQGLSLDFEYSIY comes from the coding sequence ATGGCAAAGAACAGTTGTAGAGCCGAGTGTTATCAAGATTGTCGTTGCGAAGCTGTTGTCTTCGAGAACGAGGTGTGTAAAATGATGAAGTTGCCGTTACGGTTTGGGAGGAGAGTATTAAGTGGTCAAGTTACTGCATTTTTGATTGGTGGAGAACTTGCTGGTGTTGGgacaaggaaaaagaaaaggaagctaAGAATGGATATGTTAATCATTAGTATTGCCATGGCCTGCTTGACGCTTGGGTTTCTAGTTGTAGCAACGATTGGCGTTCGAAAGCATCGTGCTCATGTTCGAAAATACAAGCGTGTTTTGGGTTTGGTAAACAATCGAGTTGCTGAAGATGTTGCCTTGAAATCATTTTCCTTCGAGGAGCTTAAAGATGCAACCAACAATTTTGTGGACGTGATCGGTAAAGGAGCTTACGGGACGGTTTTCAAAGGGGTGCTATTCGATGGCGAAAGAACAGTAGCCATCAAGAGACTGGAAAAAGTGGTGGCCGAAGGTGAAAGAGATTTCCTGAATGAAATGAAAGCCATCGGGAAAACACATCACAAGAACCTCATTCGATTGCTCGGTTATTGCTACAACGGGACTAATAGGCTTCTGGTTTACGAGTACATGAAAAACGGTTCTCTTGCagattttcttttcaaatcgaaCTTAAAGGTAAATTGGGAAGGAAGAGTCGAAATAGTATTGAGTATAGCGAGAGGAATTTGTTACTTGCATGAAGAATGCGAGACTCAGATTATCCATTGCGATATCAAACCCGAAAACATCCTAATGGACGACAAAGGGTACGCGAAAATTGCAGATTTCGGATTAGCCAAGCTATTGATGCCCAACCAATCTCGGACATACACTGAAATCCGAGGGACGAGGGGATACGTTGCCCCAGAGTGGCATCAAAACTTACCAATAACTGTGAAAGCCGATGTTTATAGCTTCGGAATAATGCTGTTCGAGATCATTTGTTGTAGAAGGAGTCTGAAAATGGATGTTCCGGAAAACGAACAAGTTCTTGCATATTGGGTACATGATTGTTTCAAGGCTAATGAAGTGGAGAAGCTGGTGCAAAATGATGAATTAGTGGAGAAGAGTAAATTGGAGAAGATGGTTAAGGTCGGATTATGGTGCACCCAAGATGAAGCATCGTCTCGACCGTCGATTAAAAGGGTTATCTTGATGCTAGAAGGGACGGCTAATATACCCGATTCTCCACTCCTTAGCTCCTTTGTTAGTTCTCCTTGTTTGTGTCAAGGATTAAGTTTAGATTTTGAGTATTCAATTTATTGA
- the LOC108481820 gene encoding G-type lectin S-receptor-like serine/threonine-protein kinase LECRK3 has protein sequence MAFLVLVLLLNFVFNATNAQSTSTIIKPGSFLSPINNSYLLSPSGQFAFGFYRYKNGYSVGIWFENIRQKTIVWTANRDASPFPSDVTLVLTTEGTLIVRPKQGQDVLIADTSSDNVPRLATSASLLDSGNFVLLNSSGGIVWKSFDFPTDTILPGQRLAVTGKLVSSVAESDHGSGKFLILMQSDGNLVQYPVGAVLERGAAYWATNTFNAGYGVSLNLDGNGHLYLLNDTGFNIKSINTNYVNASGKSVYRATIDTDGIFRLYSHSSNRFNDWYTEWSSSNYRCDPLGFCGENSYCVMMDGKPVCQCPPHFNFINEKRKELGCQKNYSLVACDTRNGRTFDFLEVNGVS, from the coding sequence ATGGCGTTTCTTGTTCTTGTTCttcttttaaattttgtatttaatGCAACAAATGCTCAATCAACAAGCACTATTATCAAACCAGGTTCTTTTCTTTCACCCATTAATAATTCATATTTGCTATCTCCTTCCGGCCAGTTCGCTTTCGGTTTCTACCGATACAAAAACGGCTACTCCGTAGGCATATGGTTCGAAAACATCCGGCAGAAAACAATTGTATGGACGGCTAACCGAGATGCCTCGCCGTTCCCTAGCGATGTCACATTGGTTTTAACCACCGAAGGTACCCTTATTGTTCGACCAAAGCAAGGTCAAGACGTACTCATTGCCGATACTAGTAGTGATAACGTGCCACGGTTAGCAACTTCGGCCTCGTTGCTCGATTCGGGTaactttgttttgttgaattcgaGTGGTGGGATCGTATGGAAGAGTTTTGATTTCCCGACCGATACCATTTTACCAGGACAACGTCTAGCGGTGACCGGTAAGCTCGTTTCGAGTGTTGCCGAGTCGGATCATGGTAGCGGAAAATTTCTAATTCTTATGCAAAGTGATGGGAATTTGGTCCAATACCCTGTTGGAGCAGTACTGGAACGTGGTGCTGCTTATTGGGCTACTAATACATTTAATGCTGGATATGGTGTGAGCTTGAATCTTGATGGTAATGGTCACCTATATTTGTTAAATGATACCGGGTTCAACATCAAAAGTATTAATACGAACTACGTTAATGCCTCGGGTAAGTCCGTGTATCGTGCAACAATTGATACGGATGGTATATTTCGATTGTACTCACATAGTTCTAACCGATTTAATGATTGGTACACCGAATGGTCATCCTCTAATTATAGATGCGATCCTTTAGGTTTCTGCGGCGAGAATAGTTATTGTGTTATGATGGATGGGAAACCCGTTTGTCAATGTCCTCCTCATTTCAATTTTATCAACGAGAAGCGAAAGGAATTGGGTTGCCAAAAGAACTATAGTTTAGTTGCTTGTGACACAAGAAATGGCCGAACTTTTGATTTTCTTGAGGTGAACGGTGTGTCTTGA
- the LOC108481821 gene encoding G-type lectin S-receptor-like serine/threonine-protein kinase LECRK3 translates to MAFLVLLLLLNFVFNATNAQSTSSIIKPGSSLSPINNSYLLSPSGQFAFGFYRYKNGYSVGIWFENIQQKTVVWTANRDASPFPSDVTLVLTTEGTLIVRPKQGQDVLIADTSSDNVSRLATSASMLDSGNFVLLNSSGGIVWKSFDFPTDTILPGQRLAVTGKLVSSVAESDHGSGKFLILMQSDGNLVQYPVGAVLERGAAYWATNTFNAESLNLDGNGHLYLLNDTGFNIKSINKNYVNASGKSVYRATIDTDGIFRLYSHSFNRFDDWYTEWSSSNYRCDPLGLCGENSYCVMTDGEPVCQCPPHFNYINEKRKELGCRKNYSLVACDTRNGRLFDFLEVNDVSWKDDAYSSLSSMTKNSCRAECYQDCRCEAVVFENEVCKMMKLPLRFGRKVLSGQVTAFLIGGELAGVGTRKKKRKLRLDMLIISIAMACLTLGFLVLATIGVRKYRAYVRKYKRVLRLVNNRVAEDVALKSFSFEELKDATNNFVDVIGKGAYGTVFKGVLFDGERTVAIKRLEKVVAEGERDFLNEMKAIGKIHHKNLVRLLGYCYDGTNRLLVYEYMKNGSLADFLFKSNLKVNWEGRVEIVLSIARGICYLHEECETQIIHCDIKPENILMDDKGYAKIADFGLAKLLMPNQTRTYTEIRGTRGYVAPEWHRNLPITVKADVYSFGIMLFEIICCRRSVEADVPENEQVLAYWVIDCFKANEVEKLVQNDELVEKSKLEKMVKVGLWCTQDEASSRPSMKRVILMLEGTVNIPDPPPLSSFVSSP, encoded by the coding sequence ATGGCGTTTcttgttcttcttcttcttttaaattttgtatttaatGCAACAAATGCTCAGTCAACAAGCTCTATTATCAAACCAGGTTCTTCTCTTTCACCCATTAATAATTCATATTTGCTATCTCCTTCCGGCCAGTTCGCTTTCGGTTTCTACCGATACAAAAACGGCTACTCCGTAGGCATATGGTTCGAAAACATCCAGCAGAAAACAGTTGTATGGACGGCTAACCGAGATGCCTCGCCGTTCCCTAGCGATGTCACATTGGTTTTAACCACCGAAGGTACCCTTATTGTTCGACCAAAGCAAGGTCAAGACGTACTCATTGCCGATACTAGTAGTGATAACGTGTCACGGTTAGCAACTTCGGCCTCGATGCTCGATTCGGGTaactttgttttgttgaattcgaGTGGTGGGATCGTATGGAAGAGTTTTGATTTCCCGACCGATACCATTTTACCAGGACAACGTCTAGCGGTGACCGGTAAGCTCGTTTCGAGTGTTGCCGAGTCGGATCATGGTAGCGGAAAATTTCTAATTCTTATGCAAAGTGATGGGAATTTGGTCCAATACCCTGTTGGAGCAGTACTGGAACGTGGTGCTGCTTATTGGGCTACTAATACATTTAATGCTGAGAGCTTGAATCTTGATGGTAATGGTCACCTATATTTGTTAAATGATACCGGGTTCAACATCAAAAGTATTAATAAGAACTACGTTAATGCCTCGGGTAAGTCCGTGTATCGTGCAACAATTGATACGGATGGTATATTTCGATTGTACTCACATAGTTTTAACCGATTTGATGATTGGTACACCGAATGGTCATCCTCTAATTATAGATGCGATCCTTTAGGTTTGTGCGGTGAGAATAGTTATTGTGTTATGACGGATGGGGAACCCGTTTGTCAATGTCCTCCTCATTTCAATTATATCAATGAGAAGCGAAAGGAATTGGGTTGCCGAAAGAACTATAGTTTAGTTGCTTGTGACACAAGAAATGGCCGACTTTTTGATTTTCTTGAGGTGAACGATGTGTCTTGGAAAGATGATGCGTATTCCAGTCTCTCGTCGATGACAAAGAACAGTTGTAGAGCCGAGTGTTATCAAGATTGTCGTTGTGAAGCTGTTGTCTTCGAGAACGAGGTGTGTAAAATGATGAAGTTGCCGTTACGGTTTGGGAGAAAAGTATTAAGTGGTCAAGTTACTGCATTTTTGATTGGTGGAGAACTTGCTGGTGTTGGgacaaggaaaaagaaaaggaagctaAGATTGGATATGTTAATCATTAGTATTGCCATGGCATGCTTGACGCTCGGGTTTCTAGTTCTAGCAACTATCGGCGTTCGAAAGTATCGTGCTTATGTTCGAAAATACAAGCGTGTTTTGCGTTTAGTAAACAATCGAGTTGCTGAAGATGTTGCCTTGAAATCATTTTCCTTCGAGGAGCTTAAAGATGCAACCAACAATTTTGTGGACGTGATCGGTAAAGGAGCTTACGGGACGGTTTTCAAAGGGGTGCTATTCGATGGCGAGAGAACAGTAGCCATCAAGAGACTGGAAAAAGTGGTGGCCGAAGGTGAAAGAGATTTCCTGAATGAAATGAAAGCCATCGGGAAAATACATCACAAGAACCTCGTTCGATTGCTCGGTTATTGCTACGACGGAACTAATAGGCTTCTGGTTTACGAGTACATGAAAAACGGTTCTCTTGCggattttcttttcaaatcgaaCTTAAAGGTAAATTGGGAAGGAAGAGTCGAAATAGTATTGAGTATAGCGAGAGGAATTTGTTACTTGCATGAAGAATGCGAGACTCAGATTATCCATTGCGATATCAAACCCGAAAACATCCTAATGGACGACAAAGGGTACGCGAAAATTGCGGATTTCGGATTAGCCAAGCTATTGATGCCTAACCAAACTAGGACATACACCGAAATCCGAGGGACGAGGGGATACGTTGCCCCAGAGTGGCATCGAAACTTACCAATAACCGTGAAAGCCGATGTTTATAGTTTCGGAATAATGTTGTTCGAGATCATTTGTTGTAGAAGGAGTGTGGAAGCGGATGTTCCGGAAAACGAACAAGTTCTTGCATATTGGGTAATTGATTGTTTCAAGGCTAATGAAGTGGAGAAGCTGGTGCAAAATGATGAATTAGTGGAGAAGAGTAAATTGGAGAAGATGGTTAAGGTCGGATTATGGTGCACCCAAGATGAAGCATCATCTCGACCGTCGATGAAAAGAGTTATCTTGATGCTAGAAGGGACGGTTAATATACCTGATCCTCCACCGCTTAGCTCCTTCGTTAGTTCTCCTTAG
- the LOC108480905 gene encoding zinc finger protein GAI-ASSOCIATED FACTOR 1-like codes for MAKLENSSSMAVSLIQAFQQTDGVQSKKKRNLPGMPDPEAEVISLSPKSLLATNRFICEICNKGFQREQNLQLHRRGHNLPWKLRQRTDGNETRKKRVYVCPETSCVHHNPARALGDLTGIKKHYCRKHCEKKWRCERCSKTYAVKSDWTAHIKSCGTKEYKCNCGTVFSRRDSFYTHRAFCDALAEENARAQAATSSPPPLTPSTTTMVSPGLSTQSSEMLGIPMGLSPPDPPPPTTSISASNGDVLVTIFASTPPLEATSLSLSSPLYLSNNSSSSIFTAPSLQPAMSATALLQKASQMGAAATSSPSLLRGLSFAVPSSSSTTPSTGHKPTSTLDLLGLGICGGGGGGRGGTSNGLSALFTQFGGGFNGEPGATTSYGAPNSSALL; via the exons ATGGCAAAGCTTGAAAATTCGTCATCAATGGCGGTTTCTCTCATTCAAGCATTTCAACAGACAGATGGTGTACAatcgaagaagaaaagaaatctCCCTGGAATGCCAG atcCTGAAGCTGAGGTAATATCACTATCACCAAAATCCTTACTGGCCACCAACCGTTTCATTTGCGAGATTTGCAACAAAGGCTTTCAACGTGAACAAAACCTTCAACTCCACCGCCGAGGACATAACTTACCGTGGAAGCTCCGGCAAAGAACCGACGGCAACGAAACAAGAAAGAAACGGGTCTACGTTTGCCCAGAAACGAGCTGCGTACACCATAACCCGGCTCGCGCCTTGGGCGATCTTACCGGCATAAAGAAACACTATTGCAGAAAGCACTGTGAGAAGAAATGGAGGTGCGAGCGGTGCTCTAAAACGTACGCTGTTAAGTCCGATTGGACGGCCCATATAAAGAGTTGCGGCACCAAAGAATATAAATGCAATTGTGGCACTGTTTTTTCGAG GAGGGATAGTTTCTATACGCATAGAGCATTTTGTGATGCGTTGGCTGAGGAAAATGCCAGGGCTCAAGCGGCGACTTCTTCACCGCCGCCGTTAACACCGTCGACTACGACTATGGTTTCGCCGGGATTGTCAACTCAGAGTTCAG AAATGCTAGGAATTCCGATGGGACTTTCACCACCAGATCCACCACCGCCAACCACCAGCATCTCTGCTTCAAACGGTGACGTTTTAGTTACCATATTTGCATCAACACCACCCTTAGAGGCCACATCTCTTTCTCTTTCCTCCCCTCTCTACCTCTCCAACAATAGCTCCTCCTCCATCTTCACTGCACCGTCACTTCAACCAGCCATGTCCGCCACCGCGTTGCTACAAAAGGCATCCCAAATGGGTGCGGCGGCGACATCGAGCCCTTCACTACTTCGTGGTCTAAGCTTTGCAGTACCATCATCATCATCCACAACACCCTCTACCGGACACAAGCCTACGTCGACGCTTGATCTTCTAGGGCTTGGCATTTGCGGCGGCGGAGGCGGAGGCCGCGGTGGAACTTCAAATGGATTATCTGCTTTGTTCACTCAATTTGGAGGTGGCTTCAATGGTGAACCAGGTGCTACGACGTCGTATGGTGCACCCAATAGCTCAGCTTTGCTTTAG
- the LOC108483752 gene encoding uncharacterized membrane protein At1g75140-like, with protein MANPHKSRFFLFFFFICHFIFISTPFPTVLANSKHEFSDPHEVLLHKLEELVKNLSEVVSRLETKVLKESSKIDDGVGSKDETSLIKYDGRMKYQGDEEKKKGVSVTKYSPFWSERFRFMSALKLGSAATCINILPFRDYEGFSKYVGVGDERGRVYVFLRNGDVVVEFYTECESPVVAMVSYMSVYKNESFVVTGHQNGAILMHRVYERLNGEDLSSLVMETVGKFVEGNGLPITTLEVHHVGRMRYILCTDHSGKIRVFREEGTLYGSAMPRSRPLVFLKQRLLFLTETGAGSLDLRNMRIKESECEGLNHSLARNYVFDATERSKAYGFTSDGDLIHVLLLGDIMNFKCRVRSKKNLEMNEPLAFQAIKGYLIIVNTEKVFVFNVSTPHYVRAGVPRLLFSASLDEIKSSFLTYQVMDTNKERVQVMPVIASDRETLIVLGLGREYVGMYRSNLPVLKGESNTMLWTSPVLFFILFLFGAWQFFAKKKEAFTSWGTDDPFSSSSATKSAPLGSNTGERPFIDSSSRSSDMVDLRSSGLRGRRYASPSRYPSGATTTSFRPNSADPISRPAPIDPNYRAAPELNYRSSTLEPTGFSKRRESLFVNTQATDDKS; from the coding sequence ATGGCAAATCCCCACAAATCCaggttctttcttttcttcttcttcatttgtcatttcattttcatttctacaCCTTTTCCCACTGTTTTAGCAAACTCTAAGCACGAATTTAGTGATCCCCATGAAGTTTTATTGCACAAACTTGAAGAATTAGTGAAGAATCTTAGTGAAGTAGTTTCTAGATTAGAAACGAAGGTTTTAAAGGAATCTTCAAAAATTGATGATGGGGTTGGAAGTAAAGATGAAACtagtttaataaaatatgatggTAGGATGAAATATCAAGGAGATGAGGAAAAAAAGAAGGGTGTTTCGGTTACGAAATACAGTCCGTTTTGGTCTGAGAGGTTTCGGTTTATGTCAGCTTTGAAATTAGGGTCCGCCGCGACGTGTATTAACATCTTGCCGTTTCGTGATTATGAGGGATTTAGTAAGTATGTTGGTGTTGGAGATGAAAGAGGAAGGGTTTATGTGTTTTTAAGGAATGGGGATGTTGTTGTCGAGTTTTATACCGAATGTGAATCGCCGGTTGTAGCGATGGTTTCATATATGTCTGTCTATAAGAATGAGAGTTTTGTTGTTACGGGGCATCAAAATGGTGCGATTTTGATGCATAGGGTTTATGAGAGATTGAATGGAGAAGATTTGAGTTCACTTGTCATGGAAACGGTTGGTAAATTTGTGGAAGGAAACGGGTTACCGATAACTACATTGGAAGTTCATCATGTTGGGAGAATGAGGTATATTTTGTGTACCGATCATAGTGGGAAAATCCGAGTTTTTAGAGAAGAAGGAACGCTTTACGGTTCCGCCATGCCAAGAAGTAGGCCACTTGTGTTCTTAAAGCAAAGGCTTTTGTTTTTAACAGAGACGGGTGCTGGGTCATTGGATTTACGGAATATGAGAATTAAGGAATCGGAATGCGAAGGGTTGAATCATTCTCTTGCTCGGAATTATGTTTTTGATGCAACGGAACGGTCCAAAGCTTACGGCTTTACATCCGATGGTGATTTGATTCATGTTCTGTTGTTGGGTGATATTATGAACTTTAAGTGCCGGGTTAGGTCCAAGAAAAATTTGGAAATGAACGAGCCTCTTGCGTTTCAAGCTATTAAGGGATACTTGATTATTGTCAATACTGAAAAGGTTTTTGTGTTTAACGTTTCTACACCGCATTACGTTCGAGCCGGTGTGCCACGGCTTCTTTTTTCTGCCTCTTTGGATGAGATCAAGTCATCGTTTTTAACTTACCAAGTGATGGATACAAATAAAGAGAGAGTACAAGTGATGCCTGTAATAGCCAGTGATCGTGAAACACTAATTGTTCTTGGACTTGGACGCGAGTATGTAGGGATGTATCGGTCTAACCTTCCGGTTCTTAAAGGGGAATCTAATACAATGCTATGGACCAGCCCGGTGTTGTTTTTCATACTTTTCTTATTCGGGGCATGGCAATTCTTTGCAAAGAAGAAAGAGGCATTTACTTCATGGGGAACCGATGATCCTTTTAGCTCCTCATCAGCTACAAAGAGTGCCCCATTAGGATCTAACACTGGTGAGAGGCCGTTTATAGATTCTTCTTCACGAAGTTCCGATATGGTTGACTTAAGAAGCAGCGGTCTTCGAGGTCGACGCTATGCATCTCCTTCTCGGTATCCAAGTGGAGCTACTACCACTTCTTTCAGGCCGAATTCTGCTGATCCAATCTCTAGACCTGCTCCCATTGATCCAAATTATCGAGCTGCTCCGGAACTAAATTATAGGAGTTCAACCCTTGAACCAACCGGCTTTTCTAAACGAAGAGAGAGTTTATTCGTGAACACCCAGGCCACGGATGACAAAAGTTAA
- the LOC108480953 gene encoding outer envelope pore protein 24A, chloroplastic-like codes for MKASLKGRYANEKNTAGATLVVNAGDVKLRASVSDATFVDGPSLNGLTLAVEKPGFFIVDYDVPKKDFRFQFMNTVRVAEMPLELTYSHSRGDNRTAVEGAFMFDSANTVSANYVLGTRNCKLKYSYVHGGDTTFEQCYDWGKMAWDFAISRRVYDDVFKATYQTSNSDLALEWSRNSKFNGTFKISAYMNLAEESKNPKIIAESSWDLEI; via the exons atgaaagcgtCTTTGAAAGGAAGGTACGCCAATGAAAAGAACACCGCGGGCGCTACATTGGTCGTCAACGCCGGCGATGTTAAGCTACGCGCTTCCGTGAGTGACGCCACTTTCGTCGACGGTCCTAGCCTCAACGGCTTGACTTTAGCCGTTGAAAAACCCGGTTTTTTCATCGTCGACTATGACGTCCCCAAAAAG GATTTTCGGTTTCAGTTTATGAACACAGTTAGGGTTGCGGAGATGCCGTTGGAGCTTACTTACAGTCACAGCAGAGGGGATAACCGGACGGCAGTGGAGGGGGCGTTTATGTTCGATTCGGCTAACACGGTCTCGGCTAATTACGTGCTTGGTACTAGGAACTGTAAGTTGAAGTACAGTTACGTGCACGGTGGGGATACCACCTTCGAGCAATGCTATGATTGGGGGAAAATGGCATGGGATTTCGCGATTTCGAGGAGGGTATATGACGACGTTTTTAAGGCAACGTATCAGACTTCGAACAGCGATTTGGCTTTGGAATGGTCGAGAAATTCCAAGTTCAATGGGACTTtcaag ATTTCAGCATACATGAACCTGGCTGAAGAGTCTAAGAACCCTAAAATTATTGCTGAGAGTAGttgggatttggaaatttga